In the genome of Plasmodium yoelii strain 17X genome assembly, chromosome: 14, one region contains:
- a CDS encoding M1-family alanyl aminopeptidase, putative — translation MVTKKLLSFNLFLIIILTFENLTFDKKNTCMINNTIRPNSCGIVNRVLREKPYHYSSKISKSIPFIQNFSLEKNFTGESLQKNILNNINKLGGAHLFHISKSHLAAKAGNKNTEFIGEATELFKGFKRNFGINMTENKQTNIGRMLCEDDNNNGGEVTSTEKTIFKNSKDPQIHYRTDYKPSGFTIDNVTLNINIFDNETIVRSSLNMCTNENYADEDLVFDGVGLSIKEISINNNKLNEGEDYTYDNEFLTIFAKNVPKENFVFLSEVVIHPETNYALTGLYKSKDIIVSQCEATGFRRITFFIDRPDMMAKYDVTLTADKTKYPVLLSNGDKLNEFDIPGGRHGARFNDPHLKPCYLFAVVAGDLKHLSDNYVTKYTKKPVELYVYSEAKYVSKLKWALECLKKAMKFDEDYFGLEYDLSRLNLVAVSDFNVGAMENKGLNIFNADSLLASKKTSIDFSFERILTVVGHEYFHNYTGNRVTLRDWFQLTLKEGLTVHRENLFSEETTKTATFRLTHIDLLRSVQFLEDSSPLSHPIRPESYISMENFYTNTVYDKGSEVMRMYQTILGDEYYKKGIDIYLKKHDGGTATCEDFNDAMNEAYQMKNGNTDENLDQYLLWFSQSGTPHVTAEYIYDENEKTFTINLSQITYPDDNQKEKYPLFIPVKVGFISPKDGKDVIPEVVLELKKDKESFVFQNVSEKPIPSLFREFSAPVYIKDNLTDEERIALLKYDSDAFVRYNVCIDLYMKQIIKNYNELVSQKTKENDLVELSLTPVNDEFINAIKHLLEDKHADPGFKAYIIALPRDRYIMNYIKEVDPIVLADTKDYIYKQIGSRLNPILFSIFQNTESKANDMTHFKDESYIDFDQLNMRKLRNSILVMLSKAQYPHMLKYIKEQSKSAYPSNWLASLSASAYFSGDDYYDLYDKTYKLSKNDELLLQEWLKTVSRSDRSDIYSIIKKLEVEILKDSKNPNNIRAVYLPFTANLRAFNDISGKGYKLMADVIMKVDKFNPMVATQLCDPFKLWNKLDLKRQALMHDEMNRMLSMENISPNLKEYLLRLTNKM, via the coding sequence ATGGTAACGAAGAAACTTTTGagttttaatttatttttgataataatactaaCTTTCGAAAATTTAAcctttgataaaaaaaatacttgcATGATAAATAATACTATACGACCAAATTCATGCGGTATAGTAAATCGTGTGTTAAGGGAAAAACCATACCATTACTCCtcaaaaatatcaaaaagcATACCCTTCATACAAAATTTTTcattagaaaaaaatttcACTGGTGAAtcattacaaaaaaatattttaaataatattaataaactTGGTGGTGCacatttatttcatatttcaAAATCTCATTTAGCAGCCAAAGCAGGTAACAAAAATACCGAGTTTATTGGCGAAGCTACTGAATTATTTAAGGGATTTAAAAGAAATTTTGGAATTAATATGACCGAAAATAAACAAACTAATATTGGTAGAATGTTGTGTgaagatgataataataacggAGGTGAAGTTACCTCTACagaaaaaacaattttcaaaaattcaAAAGATCCACAAATCCATTACAGAACAGATTACAAACCAAGTGGATTTACAATTGATAATGTtacattaaatataaatatttttgataatgAAACTATTGTTAGATCATCCTTAAATATGTGTACTAATGAAAACTATGCTGATGAAGATCTTGTTTTTGATGGTGTAGGATTATCTATTAAAGAAATATCTATcaacaataataaattaaatgaagGTGAAGATTATACATATGATAATGAATTTTTAACTATATTTGCAAAAAATGTCCCAAAAgaaaattttgtatttttatctGAAGTTGTTATTCACCCTGAAACTAATTATGCCTTAACTGGTTTATACAAATCTAAGGATATAATTGTATCACAATGTGAAGCTACTGGTTTTCGTAGaatcacattttttattgatCGTCCCGATATGATGGCTAAATACGATGTAACTTTAACCGcagataaaacaaaatacCCAGTATTATTAAGTAATGGTGATAAGCTTAATGAATTTGACATACCAGGAGGTCGACATGGAGCTAGATTTAATGACCCACACTTAAAACCATGTTATTTATTTGCTGTAGTTGCTGGTGACTTAAAACATTTAAGCGATAACTATGTTACAAAATATACTAAAAAACCTGTcgaattatatgtatatagtgAAGCAAAATATGTATCAAAATTAAAATGGGCTTTAGAATGCTTAAAGAAAGCTATGAAATTTGATGAAGATTATTTCGGTTTAGAATATGATTTATCAAGATTAAATTTAGTCGCTGTATCTGATTTTAATGTAGGTGCTATGGAAAATAAGGGATTAAACATTTTCAATGCAGACTCTTTATTAGCATCTAAAAAAACATCCATTGATTTTTCATTCGAAAGAATATTAACAGTTGTTGGTCACGAATATTTCCATAACTATACTGGTAACAGAGTCACTTTAAGAGATTGGTTTCAATTGACTTTAAAAGAAGGTTTAACTGTACATAgagaaaatttattttctgaAGAAACTACTAAAACAGCTACATTTAGATTAACCCATATTGATTTATTAAGAAGTGTACAATTTTTAGAAGATTCATCACCCTTATCTCACCCTATTAGACCAGAATCATATATAAGTATGGAAAACTTTTATACTAATACTGTATATGATAAAGGAAGTGAAGTCATGAGAATGTATCAAACAATTTTAGGAGACGAATATTACAAAAAGggtatagatatatatttaaaaaaacatgatGGTGGTACAGCTACTTGTGAAGATTTTAATGATGCTATGAATGAAGCATATCAAatgaaaaatggaaatacAGATGAAAATTTAGatcaatatttattatgGTTTTCACAAAGTGGTACTCCTCATGTAACAgctgaatatatttatgatgaaaatgaaaaaacatTTACAATAAATTTATCACAAATTACATATCCAGATGATAaccaaaaagaaaaatatccTTTATTTATTCCAGTCAAAGTTGGTTTTATTAGTCCAAAAGATGGTAAAGATGTTATTCCTGAAGTTGTTTTGGAACTAAAGAAAGATAAAGAATCTTTTGTATTTCAAAATGTCTCAGAAAAACCTATCCCATCCTTATTTAGAGAATTTTCAGCACctgtatatattaaagataATTTAACTGACGAAGAACGTATAgcattattaaaatatgataGTGATGCTTTTGTTCGATATAATGTATGTAttgatttatatatgaaacaaataattaaaaattataatgaattagtATCTCAAAAAACTAAAGAAAATGATCTAGTAGAACTTTCTTTAACTCCAGTTAATGATGAATTTATTAATGCAATTAAACACTTGTTAGAAGATAAACATGCAGATCCAGGATTTAAAGCATACATTATTGCATTACCACGTGATAGATATATAATGAACTATATTAAAGAAGTTGATCCAATTGTTTTAGCAGATACAaaagattatatatataaacaaattggTAGCAGATTAAATCCTATACTTTTTAGCATATTCCAAAACACTGAGAGCAAAGCAAATGATATGACTCATTTCAAAGACGAATCATATATTGATTTTGATCAATTAAATATGAGAAAATTAAGAAATTCTATTTTGGTTATGTTAAGTAAAGCTCAATATCCACAtatgttaaaatatattaaggAACAATCTAAGTCCGCATACCCATCTAACTGGTTAGCTAGTTTATCAGCATCTGCATATTTCTCTGGAGATGATTATTATGATTTATATGAcaaaacatataaattatctaaaaatgatgaattaCTTTTACAAGAATGGTTAAAAACCGTCTCAAGATCAGATAGATCAGATATTTACAGTATCATCAAAAAATTAGAAGttgaaatattaaaagatagTAAAAACCCAAATAATATCAGAGCTGTATATTTACCATTTACAGCTAACTTAAGAGCCTTTAATGATATATCAGGTAAAGGATATAAATTAATGGCAGATGTTATCATGAAAGTTGACAAATTTAACCCTATGGTTGCAACACAATTATGTGACCCATTCAAACTATGGAATAAATTGGACTTAAAAAGACAAGCTTTGATGCATGATGAAATGAACAGAATGTTGAGCATGGAAAATATCTCTCCAAACTTGAAAGAATATTTACTTAgattaacaaataaaatgtgA
- a CDS encoding cytochrome c, putative: MNLFKNKKDIDDDDFQANFVLPPGDKVKGEKLFKKHCKQCHSIAPDNSQSNSGFTSWGPSLFNVYNRTAGMSKGNSPFQVSPDMETSGIIWNDVNLMRYMKNPKQFVEANIGMNFKGIANFQDRVDIVHYLKTLTYDDPHGQEIIKKMSNKSK; encoded by the coding sequence atgaatttatttaaaaataaaaaggataTAGATGATGATGATTTTCAAGCTAATTTTGTATTGCCCCCGGGAGACAAAGTTAAAGGTGAAAAACTGTTCAAAAAACATTGTAAACAATGTCATTCAATAGCACCAGATAATAGTCAATCTAATTCGGGATTTACCAGTTGGGGGccttctttatttaatgtatataatagaACAGCAGGGATGAGTAAAGGAAATTCGCCATTTCAAGTTTCACCAGATATGGAGACATCCGGGATTATATGGAATGATGTAAATTTAATGAGATATATGAAAAATCCAAAACAGTTTGTTGAGGCAAATATTGGTATGAACTTTAAAGGAATTGCAAATTTTCAAGATAGAGTTGACAttgttcattatttaaaaacgCTAACTTATGATGACCCTCATGGacaagaaataataaaaaaaatgtccaataaatcaaaataa
- a CDS encoding malonyl CoA-acyl carrier protein transacylase, putative, whose amino-acid sequence MHLKTYYLLIIILKIIILNFEKYKCFLLKKKDPIIFDLIENRKNKFNNIRKLIIKDKCNSDVVIDNILKFSENENYIQKKLNELKKYRITTYSSKYTFFFPGQGEQYLSMGLDTYNNHKESKEIYERASKILGYNLMEVIKNGPIEKLTDSEIAQPAIYTVSMAAYEKLKNENYDIVQKLNLCMGYSLGEYSALACSGALSFEEGVYLTKERGKAMQNCAKLHNMSTIAIVGLTIDNIYKLIDEVNKQMNDDIFIVSYMTEKKFGLCGKPETMEYLNKLAKEKYKALFTKKLQISGAFHSSYMFPAKKSLENILKQIQLKKLHVPIISNVDGCAYNDPSIIKDLLLLQLTSPIKINECLENVLKNGYEIGYELGPGTINTNLLRDVSKKKKTATPYI is encoded by the coding sequence ATGCATTtgaaaacatattatttattaataataattttaaaaataataatactgaattttgaaaaatataaatgttttctattaaaaaaaaaagatccAATAATATTCGATTTAATAGaaaatcgaaaaaataaatttaataatattaggAAATTGATAATAAAAGACAAGTGTAACAGTGATGTAGTTATAGAcaacattttaaaatttagTGAAAATGAAAACTATATACAAAAGaaattaaatgaattaaaaaaatatagaattacAACATATAGTTctaaatatacattttttttcccaGGACAAGGAGAACAATATTTATCTATGGGTCTAGATACCTATAATAATCATAAAGAGtcaaaagaaatatatgaacgGGCAAGTAAAATATTAGGATATAATTTAATGGAAGTAATTAAAAATGGTCCAATAGAAAAATTAACAGATTCTGAGATTGCGCAGCCAGCTATTTATACGGTTTCTATGGCTGcatatgaaaaattaaaaaatgaaaattatgatatagttcaaaaattaaatttatgtatGGGTTATTCATTAGGGGAGTATTCAGCATTAGCTTGTTCTGGTGCATTATCTTTTGAAGAAGGAGTATATTTAACAAAAGAAAGAGGAAAGGCAATGCAAAATTGTGCTAAATTACATAATATGTCAACTATAGCAATTGTCGGTTTAACtattgataatatatataaattaattgaCGAAGTTAATAAGCAAATGAATGatgatatttttatagttaGTTATATGacagaaaaaaaatttggtTTATGTGGAAAACCTGAAACTATGGAGTATCTTAACAAATTAgctaaagaaaaatataaagcactttttacaaaaaaattacaaatatCAGGAGCATTCCATTCTTCTTATATGTTTCCTGCAAAAAAAAgtttagaaaatatattaaaacaaatacaattaaaaaaattacatgtTCCAATAATATCAAATGTAGATGGTTGTGCTTATAATGATCCTTCCATAATTAAGGATCTATTGCTTTTGCAATTAACTAGTCCAATTAAAATCAATGAATGTTTagaaaatgttttaaaaaatggatatgAGATTGGTTATGAATTAGGTCCAGGTACAATTAACACAAACCTTTTAAGGGatgtttcaaaaaaaaaaaaaacagcaACACCATATATATAG
- a CDS encoding V-type ATPase subunit A: protein MTKNVAENEEPGIVYKVAGSLVIAENMSGTRMYELAKVGWNKLVGEIIRLEGNYAYIQVYEDTSGLSVGDPVTKTGNALSVELGPGILNNIYDGIQRPLERIANACGDVYIFKGIDMTALDHEKQWDFYGNKELKLNDIVTGGDIFGYVDENKLFKEHKIMAPPNAKGRLTYIAPDGSYSLKDKIFELEYQGKKYTYGLSHLWPVRDPRPVLEKVTGDTLLLTGQRVLDSLFPTVQGGTCAIPGAFGCGKTCVSQALSKYSNSEVIIYVGCGERGNEMAEILSDFPELTTRVGNEDIGIMQRTCLVANTSNMPVAAREASIYTGITLCEYFRDMGYNATMMADSTSRWAEALREISGRLAEMPADSGYPAYLGARLASFYERAGKVKCIGSPSRSGSITIVGAVSPPGGDFSDPVTTSTMSIVQAFWGLDKKLAQRKHFPSVNWSTSFSKYVRQLEQYFDNFDPDFLSLRKKISDILQQESDLNDIVQLVGKDSLSEDQKVVMEVAKIIREDFLQQNAFSDYDYMCPLQKTVGMMRIICHFYVQCLRTLQEYDSRERKIGWGSIYNTLRPTINKITHMKFESPKNSDEYFKKYFKALEEEITTGLRNLAEK from the coding sequence ATGACGAAAAATGTAGCTGAAAATGAAGAGCCGGGAATAGTATATAAAGTTGCAGGATCATTAGTTATAGCCGAGAATATGAGCGGCACAAGAATGTACGAATTAGCAAAAGTAGGATGGAATAAGTTAGTAGGAGAAATTATAAGATTGGAAGGTAATTATGCTTATATACAAGTATATGAAGATACATCTGGATTATCTGTAGGAGATCCTGTAACTAAAACAGGAAATGCTTTATCTGTAGAGTTAGGCCCAggaatattaaataatatatatgatggtATACAAAGACCATTAGAAAGAATTGCAAATGCTTGTGGtgatgtttatatatttaaaggtATAGACATGACTGCTTTAGATCATGAAAAACAATGGGATTTTTATGGaaataaagaattaaaaCTTAATGATATAGTTACTGGTGGAGATATATTTGGATATgtagatgaaaataaattatttaaagaaCATAAAATTATGGCCCCTCCAAATGCTAAAGGGCGACTCACTTATATTGCACCAGATGGTTCATATTCATTAAAggataaaatatttgaattaGAATATCAAGGGAAAAAATACACATATGGTTTATCACATTTATGGCCAGTTAGAGATCCAAGGCCGGTTTTAGAAAAAGTTACAGGAgatacattattattaacagGCCAGAGAGTTTTAGATTCCTTATTCCCAACAGTACAAGGAGGTACCTGTGCTATTCCAGGGGCATTTGGTTGTGGTAAAACATGTGTATCACAAGCCTTGTCAAAATATTCGAATAGtgaagttataatatatgttgGATGTGGTGAAAGAGGTAATGAAATGGCAGAAATCTTATCTGATTTCCCAGAATTAACTACTAGAGTTGGGAATGAAGATATTGGTATTATGCAAAGAACTTGTTTAGTGGCTAATACATCTAATATGCCTGTCGCAGCTAGAGAAGCTAGTATATATACAGGTATAACATTATGTGAATATTTTCGTGATATGGGTTATAATGCAACTATGATGGCTGACAGTACTAGTAGATGGGCAGAAGCTTTAAGAGAAATTTCAGGGCGTTTAGCTGAAATGCCAGCAGATAGTGGTTATCCTGCCTATTTAGGTGCTCGATTAGCATCTTTTTATGAACGTGCAGGTAAAGTTAAATGTATTGGATCACCTTCACGTAGCGGTTCAATTACTATTGTTGGGGCTGTATCACCACCAGGTGGAGATTTCTCAGATCCAGTAACAACTTCTACTATGTCAATTGTACAAGCCTTTTGGGGATTGGATAAAAAATTAGCTCAAAGAAAACATTTCCCTTCTGTTAATTGGTCAACATCTTTTTCAAAGTATGTTAGACAATTAGAACAATATTTTGACAATTTTGACCCAGACTTTTTATctctaagaaaaaaaataagtgaTATATTACAACAAGAAAGTGATCTTAATGATATTGTACAGTTAGTTGGAAAAGATTCCTTATCAGAAGATCAAAAAGTTGTTATGGAAGTTGCAAAAATAATCAGAGAAGACTTCTTACAACAAAATGCTTTTAGTGATTATGATTACATGTGCCCATTACAAAAAACTGTAGGTATGATGAGAATTATATGCCATTTTTATGTACAATGTTTAAGAACTCTACAAGAATATGATTCAAGGGAAAGAAAGATAGGGTGGGGATCAATTTACAATACGTTGCGTCCTAccattaataaaattactcACATGAAATTTGAATCTCCCAAAAACTCAGATGAGTATTTTAAGAAATACTTTAAGGCTTTGGAAGAAGAAATAACAACTGGATTGAGGAATTTAGCTGAGAAATAa
- a CDS encoding GYF domain-containing protein, putative: MDMNLYIHSIEVELNGLEKCMNNVHEEKEDSIIYGLHIKVENDQTDQKKEIGNEKIYETPWYICIKHGLNEMCMMSYEMNISHAFNILDCNETQTLILYVLRKDMKTEKVEYIHRHELNIKDKKYYDKNNCIYFENNAIKGKIKLYLKNGIIYNHLLNKIKSDEYYKDIILKKEIQDKNEGELKNENSSENFMEKPSQDDNDFSRNKNITNDFNEILNARKTLYWVYLDDDNNEQGPFNSQTIFNWILNEYFEDNTLIRLHDKKKFYKLYEIIDCIEKNVLLNTQNGGISNKDVDEQIVENVKDDDYEKDCEQVDENCSKKYQTNEYIEEKERCIEDCNDMKIKENNNGSKCINDDKKEDNNDKNKKNVKKKNKQVKVLKRELKKIKEEMVKLKENNSNEKYTMGNYDEDKKKEKNKSYEMVKNEKICEKGKMIFRQNNDIVKNEYKNKQNDDYNDDNTNSDIQTMVQNLLNNTNYNNYEKNCDKNNHFEKYLKEYEKSSNNIYKKNVENIEKSFNDYNIQDYYEKKKGIEIVMSSINQAQECILNIRKKKVYSYLNRIINLTIRDQSIYINNDETKLDYSEYLDFENNPQNFNIQSNANYVKCLDKYKPTMITQNNNENENCILRYSGKNHGTNFYIKSINKFEDHSIGHSKNCMSKIGNIGFKSKDYINEINGNKKNKSNKSKVEETTTMCFNISGNNSDVKYSYNMSYDELLKKILFIQSNVKNWLKKRHEQKKYNLNKSVNENLDKIKNVNNSIHNDIYHKKMNYEQYNVKIDKNNIKNCLIFNNYRNKNSQCEFKTGIDTYKPYSNVSDRKDQGKNNKIDQEINSKVYSILQKENIIPNEFIDIDNIRSSNKKEEDSRFCKLRNADYVFKKIQDINKYYITETSNSYNENFNSPLNKHENKRQEKEEENRSLKREHDETVNGVYNIKSDNVNIDSNQTNINKSMDLLKFSDVLNKYKNYNINGNNMDENIDNFKNYKNFVNNLNKYNYTKDRENVDIVGKMDKLFKRTV, encoded by the exons atggacATGAATTTATACATTCATAGTATTGAAGTAGAACTGAATGGACTTGAGAAATGTATGAACAATGTTCatgaagaaaaagaagataGCATAATTTATGGTTTACATATAAAAGTAGAAAATGATCAAACTgatcaaaaaaaagaaattggaaatgaaaaaatatatgaaacaCCATGGTACATTTGTATTAAACATGGACTTAATGAAATGTGTATGATGTCTTATGAAATGAACATTTCCCACGCTTTTAACATACTGGATTGCAATGAAact caAACTCTCATTTTGTATGTACTTCGAAAAGATATGAAGACAGAAAAAGTAGAATACATCCATAGGCACGAGTTAAATATAAAGGATAAGAAATATTATGACaaaaataattgtatttattttgaaaataatgcAATAaagggaaaaataaaattgtatttaaaaaatggaataatatataaccatttattaaataaaataaagtcaGACGAATATTATAAGgacattattttaaaaaaggaaatccAAGATAAAAATGAGGGGGAgttgaaaaatgaaaatagttCCGAAAATTTTATGGAAAAACCAAGTCAAGATGATAATGATTTTtcaagaaataaaaatataacaaatgaTTTTAACGAAATTTTGAATGCACGTAAAACATTATATTGGGTATATTTAGATGACGATAATAATGAACAGGGGCCATTTAACAGCCAAACTATTTTTAATTGGATtttaaatgaatattttgAAGACAACACATTGATAAGATtacatgataaaaaaaagttttacaaattatatgaaattattgattgtatagaaaaaaatgtattactAAATACACAAAATGGAGGAATTTCAAATAAAGACGTAGATGAACAAATCGTTGAAAATGTAAAGGATGATGATTATGAGAAAGATTGTGAACAAGTAGATGAAAATTGCTCGAAAAAATACCAaacaaatgaatatatagaGGAAAAAGAAAGATGTATTGAGGATTGCAAtgatatgaaaataaaagagaATAATAATGGGTCTAAATGCATAAATGATGACAAAAAAGAAGACaacaatgataaaaataagaaaaatgtgaaaaaaaaaaacaaacaagTAAAAGTTCTAAAAAGAgagctaaaaaaaataaaagaagaaatGGTTAAacttaaagaaaataattcgAATGAAAAATATACGATGGGAAATTATGATGAAGAtaagaaaaaggaaaaaaacaaatcGTATGAAATGGTAAAGAACGAAAAAATATGTGAAAAGGGAAAAATGATTTTTAGACAAAACAATGATATagttaaaaatgaatataaaaataaacaaaatgatgattataatgatgataatacaAATTCTGATATACAAACTATGGTTCAAAATTTGCTTAATAATACTAATTacaataattatgaaaaaaattgtgataaaaataaccattttgaaaaatatttaaaagaatatgaaaaatcatcaaataatatttataaaaaaaatgttgaaaatatagaaaaatcatttaacgattataatatacaagattattatgaaaaaaaaaaaggaattgAAATTGTTATGAGTAGTATAAATCAAGCTCAAGAGtgtatattaaatattagaaaaaaaaaagtatattcatatttaaatagaattattaatttaacaATTCGTGATCAATCGATTTATATTAACAATGATGAAACAAAATTAGATTATAGTGAATATTTagattttgaaaataatcctcaaaattttaatattcaAAGCAATGCTAATTATGTTAAATGTcttgataaatataaaccCACTATGATtacacaaaataataatgagaATGAAAATTGTATATTAAGATATTCAGGGAAAAATCATGGAACAAATTTTTACATAAAATCTATAAACAAATTTGAAGATCATTCAATTGGACATTCAAAAAATTGCATGTCTAAGATTGGAAATATTGGATTTAAAAGTAAAgattatattaatgaaataaatgggaataaaaaaaacaaaagtaATAAAAGCAAAGTAGAAGAAACAACTACAATGTGTTTTAATATTTCTGGAAATAATTCTGATGTTAAATATTCCTATAATATGAGTTATgatgaattattaaaaaaaatattatttatacaaaGTAACGTAAAAAATTGGTTAAAAAAAAGACATGAACAGAAAAAGTATAATCTGAATAAATCTGTTAATGAAAACTtggataaaataaaaaatgttaataactCAATACACAAcgatatatatcataaaaaaatgaattatgaacaatataatgtaaaaattgacaaaaataatataaaaaattgcttaatttttaataattataggAACAAAAATTCACAATGTGAATTTAAGACAGGAATTGATACATATAAACCATATTCTAATGTTTCAGATCGAAAAGATCagggaaaaaataataaaattgatcaAGAGATTAATTCAAAAGTTTATTCAATTTtacaaaaagaaaatattataccaaATGAATTTATAGACATTGACAACATACGAAgtagtaataaaaaagaagagGATTCACGATTTTGTAAATTACGAAATGCTGattatgtttttaaaaaaattcaagatattaataaatactaTATCACAGAAACGAGCAATTCTTACAATGAGAATTTTAATTCACCACTTAATAAACATGAAAATAAAAGgcaagaaaaagaagaagaaaatagGTCTCTTAAAAGAGAACATGATGAAACGGTAAACGGAGTTTACAATATTAAAAGTGATAATGTAAATATCGATTCAAATCagacaaatataaataagagCATGGATTTGCTAAAATTTTCAGACGTTTTAAAtaagtataaaaattataatattaacgGAAATAATATGGatgaaaatatagataattttaaaaattacaaaaattttgtaaataatttaaacaaatataattatacaaaaGATAGAGAGAATGTTGATATAGTGGGCAAAATGGACAAGCTATTCAAAAGAACCGTTTAA